In Schlegelella aquatica, one DNA window encodes the following:
- a CDS encoding PAAR domain-containing protein — translation MSRPFIVLGDRTDHGGMVIEASPTTDTGGKRIARVGDKVTCPKKGHGRTTVIVSGDPTMLIDGKPAARHGDKCACGATLIASQAVSTDV, via the coding sequence ATGAGCAGACCTTTCATCGTGCTGGGCGATCGCACCGACCACGGAGGCATGGTGATCGAGGCCTCGCCCACCACCGACACCGGGGGCAAGCGCATCGCGCGCGTGGGCGATAAGGTCACCTGTCCCAAGAAGGGACACGGGCGCACCACCGTCATCGTGAGCGGCGACCCCACGATGCTGATCGACGGCAAGCCGGCCGCGCGCCATGGCGACAAGTGCGCCTGCGGCGCGACGCTGATCGCGAGCCAGGCGGTCAGCACCGACGTCTGA